In the Arachis ipaensis cultivar K30076 chromosome B10, Araip1.1, whole genome shotgun sequence genome, one interval contains:
- the LOC107621505 gene encoding receptor-like serine/threonine-protein kinase SD1-8: MRVFFTHLNSLIIILICFFFIAPSTSFDTLTGTQILKTNQTLLSENQTFVLGFFGGSSTNYYLGIWYNNISPQTIVWVANRDNPIDNSAGHLKIGDNGNFILLNSSGNPAWSSNQTNAKNPVIQLLDTGNLVLKDLSDTTNNNYLWQSFEYPTDTLLPGMKVGWNLDTGTEKHLTSWKVEGEDPSSGDYTMKIDYHGLPEALLRRNQTIIYRTGPWNGERFSGIPGMKDNTNDLKYNFSYDEHGVWFSFSVTEPSLLSRIILSSDSDGQYQRYMWIQGRWNKFSYTPKDPCDYYRQCGPYGVCENDASPICTCMQGFRPKNQEAWNLRDGSDGCVRNTVLNCSTDKFLHLENMKLPETSNVFINKSMTLDECGSLCKRNCSCTAYANIDIRNGGSGCVMWFDQLFDMNVHRPGGQDLYVRLAAADIGSTSSNKNHRAVLAIGITLSALVLVLGLIAICYLRKKRQQSSRGDERNMDDLKLPMFNFDTLMMATNNFSQDNKLGEGGFGSVYRGRLIEGQEIAVKRLSENSGQGINEFKNEIKLIAKLQHRNLVRLLGCCIEKNEKMVIYEYMKNRGLDSILFDKSKNPLLNWERRFNIIYGIARGLLYLHQDSRFRIIHRDLKISNILLDIEMNPKISDFGMARIFDNDQTQEKTIRVVGTYGYMSPEYIMDGNFSIKSDIYSFGVMILEIITGKKNRGFSGDNDELNLLENVWRRWHEGTILTLIDPSIGNSYTESEILRCIHVGLLCVQECAEDRPTMSSVILMLSSEAALMSRPSNPGFFLRRNHAETSSRNQDNTESVNQVTVTLLNAR; the protein is encoded by the exons ATGAGAGTCTTCTTCACTCACCTTAACTCCCTCATCATCATTCTTATTTGCTTCTTCTTCATCGCTCCATCAACCTCTTTCGATACTTTAACCGGAACACAAATCCTCAAAACCAACCAAACCTTGTTGTCAGAAAACCAAACCTTCGTTCTAGGATTCTTCGGAGGTTCCAGCACCAACTATTACCTCGGAATATGGTACAACAACATCAGTCCTCAAACAATAGTTTGGGTTGCAAACAGAGACAATCCCATTGACAACTCCGCAGGCCATCTCAAGATCGGAGACAACGGAAACTTTATCCTTCTCAATTCATCGGGGAACCCGGCATGGTCCTCCAACCAAACCAACGCCAAGAATCCAGTTATCCAGCTCCTCGATACCGGCAACCTTGTTCTCAAAGATTTATCAGACACGACAAATAATAACTACTTGTGGCAGAGCTTCGAATACCCAACAGATACCTTGTTACCGGGGATGAAGGTCGGTTGGAACCTCGACACAGGAACGGAGAAGCACTTAACATCATGGAAGGTCGAAGGTGAAGACCCTTCAAGCGGGGACTACACTATGAAGATAGATTACCATGGTTTACCTGAGGCCCTCCTCAGGAGAAACCAAACTATAATATACCGAACTGGTCCTTGGAACGGTGAGAGATTTAGTGGGATCCCAGGGATGAAAGACAACACCAATGATCTCAAGTACAATTTCTCTTATGATGAGCATGGGGTGTGGTTCTCTTTCTCCGTTACAGAACCTTCCTTGTTGTCGAGGATAATTCTGTCATCTGATTCTGATGGCCAGTATCAACGCTACATGTGGATACAAGGAAGATGGAACAAGTTCTCTTACACACCAAAGGATCCATGCGATTACTATAGACAGTGTGGTCCGTATGGAGTGTGTGAGAATGATGCTTCCCCGATTTGCACTTGTATGCAGGGGTTCAGGCCTAAGAACCAAGAAGCTTGGAACTTGAGAGATGGGTCCGATGGGTGTGTGAGGAACACGGTTTTGAATTGTTCGACTGACAAGTTCTTGCATCTTGAGAACATGAAGCTGCCGGAGACAAGCAACGTGTTTATAAATAAGAGTATGACACTTGATGAATGTGGGAGTTTGTGTAAGAGAAATTGTTCATGCACTGCATATGCAAACATCGATATCAGAAATGGAGGAAGTGGCTGTGTCATGTGGTTTGACCAACTCTTTGACATGAATGTCCACCGTCCAGGCGGTCAAGATCTCTATGTCAGATTGGCAGCTGCTGATATAG GATCTACTAGCTCCAACAAGAATCATAGAGCAGTTCTGGCTATTGGCATCACACTTAGTGCACTTGTTTTAGTTTTGGGATTGATTGCTATTTGTTACTTAAGGAAGAAGAGACAACAAAGTTCTAGAG GTGACGAAAGGAACATGGATGATCTAAAATTGCCAATGTTTAATTTTGATACCTTAATGATGGCTACAAACAATTTCTCTCAAGATAATAAACTTGGAGAAGGAGGCTTCGGTAGTGTTTATAGG GGTAGATTGATTGAAGGTCAAGAAATTGCTGTAAAAAGGTTATCAGAAAATTCTGGACAAGGAATTAACGAATTTaaaaatgaaatcaaattaattgCCAAACTCCAACATCGAAATCTAGTCCGATTACTTGGTTGCTGCATTGAGAAGAATGAAAAGATGGTGATCTATGAATATATGAAAAATAGAGGACTTGATTCCATTTTGTTTG ACAAATCAAAAAATCCCTTGCTTAATTGGGAGAGGcgatttaatattatatatggaaTAGCTAGAGGACTTCTTTATTTGCATCAAGATTCAAGATTTCGAATTATTCATAGAGATCTCAAGATAAGTAATATATTACTAGATATTGAAATGAATCCAAAAATATCAGACTTTGGAATGGCTAGAATTTTCGACAACGATCAAACACAAGAAAAAACAATAAGAGTTGTTGGAACATA TGGTTATATGTCTCCTGAATATATTATGGATGGAAACTTTTCAATAAAATCTGATATTTATAGCTTTGGAGTTATGATATTGGAAATTATAACTGGGAAGAAAAATAGAGGATTTTCTGGTGACAACGATGAATTGAATCTTTTGGAAAAT GTTTGGAGGCGTTGGCACGAAGGAACTATATTGACATTGATTGATCCATCCATTGGCAATTCATATACAGAATCAGAAATCTTAAGATGTATACATGTTGGTCTCTTATGTGTCCAAGAATGTGCAGAAGATAGACCAACAATGTCTTCGGTGATTTTAATGCTGAGTAGTGAAGCTGCATTAATGTCTCGTCCTAGTAATCCAGGGTTTTTTCTAAGAAGAAATCATGCAGAAACATCTTCAAGAAATCAAGATAATACAGAAAGTGTAAATCAAGTTACTGTCACACTACTAAATGCTAGGtag